CGGTGCGGGCTCCTCTCGATCCACGGGCCGATGGTGGCCGCCGACCTTGCGACGGCCCTCGACCCGCTCACGGCGGACTGGTTCCCGGCCCTCCTCGAAGCGCGGGCGCCACAGCGCCTCGAGGTCCCGTCCGCCGACGTTCTCGTCCCGGGCAGAGCGGAGGGGCCGCTCGTCGGGGGATGCCTGTCCCTGCTCGCCGCCCTCGCCGGGACGCCGTGGGAATACGATTTCCGCGGGGCGCTTCTCTTCATCGAGGAGGTGGGAGAGGAGGCCTACCGGGTCGACCGGATGCTCGGCACCCTCCTTTCATCCGGGCGCCTGGACGGATTGGCCGGTATCATGGCGGGCTCGATGACACGTGTGACGTTCGGAGGCGTGGAGGATCCGGAGCGGCTCCGGAGGCTCCTCCTCGACCGGTTCGCCCCGCTCGGGGTACCGGTCGCCATCGGCCTCCCCTTCGGTCACGCGGGCCCGAACGTCCCGCTGCCCGTCGGTGCCCGGGCCGCGTGGGACGGCGGGACCCGAACGCTCGTCCTCGAGGAGGAGTTCCTCTCGTGAAAGTCGTGCTGAAGTCGGGCGGCGGCGCCGCGAGTTTCGAGGACTACATCGTGAAGCTCCCTCCGGGCGAGAAGGTCTTCTCCGAGGGAGACGTCGGAACGGAGATGTACGTCATCCAGTCGGGATCGATCGAGATCGCCAAGCGGGTGAAGGACGAGATGAAAACGCTCTCCGTCCTCGAGAAGGGGGACTTCTTCGGCGAGATGTCGATCCTGGAGGACGTTCCCCGGACGGCGGACGCGATCGCCCGTACCGACGTGGAGCTCGTGAGGATCAACCAGTCGACGTTCGACGAGATGCTCCGGCACAACGGCGAGATCGCGGTCCGGATGCTTCGCAAGCTCTCGCGCCGGCTGCGGGAGACGACGGCGCTCCTCGAGCAGACGACGGGCGTCGCTCCGGCGCTCGACGAGTCGTCGGACTTCTTCGAGCGCGTCGGCACGCGCGACGAGATCTACCGGCTCGTGGCCGACGGGAACGTCGAGGAGTTCTACCTGAACCGCGAAGGGGAGACGCTGGTCGGCCGCATCGACCCGGTGACCGGGATCCGTCCCGACGTCGACCTGACGAACCTCGACGGTCCGCGTTCCGTCTCCCGGCGGCACGCGAAGATCATCCGTCCGGAGGGGGAGTTCCAGGTCATCGAGGAGATCGGGACGATGAACGGGACGTTCGTGAACGGGAAGCGCATCGCCACGGGCTCCCCGACGTCGCTCCACGACGGCGACCGGCTCCGGTTCGGCCTCGTCGACCTGACCTTCCGCGTCACGCGGGGCTGAGGAGTGCCGCGCGTCGGGCGCGGCCGGGAACCGCTCTCCCTGGATTCGCCCCTCGCCGGGACGGTCGGCATCGGGCCGGCGAGGGCTCGCGCCCTCGCGGACGCGGGCCTGGCGAACGTGCTCGACCTTCTCCTCGAGCTCCCGCTGCGCCACGAGGACCGGGCGCGCTTCGCGAGCGTCGCGGACCTCGTGCCGGGGGGTCCTCCACTCACGCTGTCCGGAACGGTGGTCGACGCCCGGCTCGTCCGGACCCGGCGCCGCGGATTCTCGATCACCGAAGCCACGCTCGAGGACGGGAGCGGCTCGGTCGGGCTCGTCTTCTACAACCAGCCCTGGCTGGCGCGGTGGCTGACCCAGGGCCTCAGGGTCTTCGTTCACGGCCGGGCGGTGATGAAGCGGCGCGTCGTCCTCGAGGCGCCTTACGTCGAGCCGGAACCGCAGGACGAGGCCGACGCCGCGCTTTCGGTCGGGCGCGTCGTCCCGGTCTACAGGTCCCTTCCGGGCCTTCCGCCGCGCGTGCGTCGGCGGCTGGTCGCCCGGGCCCTGGAAGAAGCGGCTCCCGGGATTCCGGAGAGGCTTCCGGCCGAGGTCGTCCGGCTGCTGGGCCTCCCTCCCGTGGTCGCGTCGCTGAGAGAGGCCCACTTCCCTGGGAGCGCGGGCGGTTCGCCGGACCCGCGGCCCTGGATCGACCGGACCTCGCCGCACCTGAAGAGGCTCGCGCTCGAGGAGCTTCTCGAGTTCCAGGTGGCCCTCGCCCGGCGGCGGCGGGAGCGCGCACGGCGCCCCGCGCCGAGAATCGAGCCGGACGCCGCCATGAGGCGCCGGCTCGCGGCGATCCTGCCGTTCCCGCTGACGGACGCGCAGAAGCAGGTGATCCGGGAGATCGGCGCCGACCTCAGGTCCGGACACCCGATGGCCCGCCTCCTCCAGGGGGACGTCGGGAGCGGAAAGACGATCGTCGCGGTCCTGACGGCGGTCCTGGCCGCGGGGCGGGGCTTCCAGACCGCGCTGATGGCCCCGACGACGATTCTCGCCGAGCAGCACGCGGAGACGGTCTTCCGCCTCCTCGCCGGCTCGGGCGTGACGCCGGCCCTCCTGACGGCGAGGGTCACGGGCCGGCCGAGAGCCGCCCTGCTGGCGGCCCTGGCGGAGGGGGAGATCGCACTCCTCGTCGGGACGCACGCTCTCATCGAGAAGCCGGTCGCGTTTCAGAGGCTCGGGCTGGTGGTCGTGGACGAACAGCACCGGTTCGGGGTCGCACAGCGGGCCGCGCTCCCGGCACGCGTCGCGCCGAACGGCCTTCACCCCCATGTCCTCGTCCTCTCGGCGACGCCGATCCCGCGCTCCCTCGCGCTCGCGCTCCACGGCGACCTCGACGTCTCCACCCTCACCCAGAAGCCGCCCGGGAGGACTCCCATCCTCACGAAAGTCTTCGGAGAGGAGGGACGCGAGGAGGCGTACCGGGCGCTCGCGGGCGAGCTGGAGTCGGGAGGACGGGGCTACGTCGTCGTGCCCCTCGTCGAGGACTCGGAGACGATCGATGCCCGGGCCGTCGCCTCCTGGACCGACGAGGTGGCCCGGCGCCTCCCGGGCCGCCGCGTGGGAGCGGTTCACGGAAAGATGCGCGCGGAGGCTCGCGAGAAGGCGATGCGTCAATTCGCCGCGGGTGAACTGGACGTCCTCGTCGCGACGACGGTCGTCGAAGT
The sequence above is a segment of the Holophagales bacterium genome. Coding sequences within it:
- a CDS encoding LD-carboxypeptidase, whose amino-acid sequence is MSGPLRRPRRLAPGALVGVAALSGPVREEDLAAGVATLESFGYRVRLASNVLSREPLLGLAGDDDARLAGYLALVSDPEVDAVLFARGGYGVTRLLGRLPEALLRETAKLHCGFSDLTALSAFLRERCGLLSIHGPMVAADLATALDPLTADWFPALLEARAPQRLEVPSADVLVPGRAEGPLVGGCLSLLAALAGTPWEYDFRGALLFIEEVGEEAYRVDRMLGTLLSSGRLDGLAGIMAGSMTRVTFGGVEDPERLRRLLLDRFAPLGVPVAIGLPFGHAGPNVPLPVGARAAWDGGTRTLVLEEEFLS
- a CDS encoding cyclic nucleotide-binding domain-containing protein — protein: MKVVLKSGGGAASFEDYIVKLPPGEKVFSEGDVGTEMYVIQSGSIEIAKRVKDEMKTLSVLEKGDFFGEMSILEDVPRTADAIARTDVELVRINQSTFDEMLRHNGEIAVRMLRKLSRRLRETTALLEQTTGVAPALDESSDFFERVGTRDEIYRLVADGNVEEFYLNREGETLVGRIDPVTGIRPDVDLTNLDGPRSVSRRHAKIIRPEGEFQVIEEIGTMNGTFVNGKRIATGSPTSLHDGDRLRFGLVDLTFRVTRG
- the recG gene encoding ATP-dependent DNA helicase RecG, which encodes MPRVGRGREPLSLDSPLAGTVGIGPARARALADAGLANVLDLLLELPLRHEDRARFASVADLVPGGPPLTLSGTVVDARLVRTRRRGFSITEATLEDGSGSVGLVFYNQPWLARWLTQGLRVFVHGRAVMKRRVVLEAPYVEPEPQDEADAALSVGRVVPVYRSLPGLPPRVRRRLVARALEEAAPGIPERLPAEVVRLLGLPPVVASLREAHFPGSAGGSPDPRPWIDRTSPHLKRLALEELLEFQVALARRRRERARRPAPRIEPDAAMRRRLAAILPFPLTDAQKQVIREIGADLRSGHPMARLLQGDVGSGKTIVAVLTAVLAAGRGFQTALMAPTTILAEQHAETVFRLLAGSGVTPALLTARVTGRPRAALLAALAEGEIALLVGTHALIEKPVAFQRLGLVVVDEQHRFGVAQRAALPARVAPNGLHPHVLVLSATPIPRSLALALHGDLDVSTLTQKPPGRTPILTKVFGEEGREEAYRALAGELESGGRGYVVVPLVEDSETIDARAVASWTDEVARRLPGRRVGAVHGKMRAEAREKAMRQFAAGELDVLVATTVVEVGIDVPEASFLLVENADRFGLAQLHQLRGRIGRGARPSTCILLQGEGASTAALSRLSILVRTDDGFAVAEEDLRLRGPGEALGTRQSGLPEFRVADPFSDLDLLAKARELALRLEDEGTTGPFEKALFLRSARR